A single window of Polyodon spathula isolate WHYD16114869_AA chromosome 2, ASM1765450v1, whole genome shotgun sequence DNA harbors:
- the LOC121331265 gene encoding neurofilament light polypeptide-like encodes MSYDPYNARRPWDDYRSIRPAKSTISSSMYPMHRSSPSVKRSTRTTFLSSMPDSLDRVDLSQVSNLNTELLGLRAKEKEQLVDLNDRFATYIEKVRYLEQQNKVLLVELEALRQRQKDPSRLHLIYEQEVRSLRALLESETHEKMTMEAERDHLQDVYGQMKDKYEEEVRLRMDAEDSVQKIREEADKAVLANRDIDGSISSLMDEISFLRKVFSEENNELSSQIQAANITVDMEVAKPDLSLALKEIRSQYEKLANKNMQAAEDWYSAKFATVTEMASKNNEAVRSIREETSEYRSLLLSRSSEIEALKNVIESLSKQLENLEEKQSREVEKYQERINELEKDINDAKQEMARYLREYQNLLNVKMALDIEIAAYRKLLEGEEFRLSFSSLPALT; translated from the exons ATGAGCTACGACCCTTATAATGCCCGCAGGCCCTGGGATGATTACAGGAGCATCCGTCCGGCCAAATCCACAATCTCCTCCTCCATGTATCCCATGCACCGATCCTCTCCCTCTGTCAAGAGGTCCACTCGGACCACCTTCCTCTCCTCCATGCCGGATTCCTTGGACAGGGTGGATCTTTCCCAGGTGAGCAACCTCAACACTGAGCTGCTCGGCCTGAGGGCCAAGGAGAAGGAGCAGCTGGTGGACCTCAATGACCGCTTTGCCACCTACATTGAGAAGGTCCGCTACCTGGAGCAGCAGAACAAGGTGCTATTGGTGGAGCTGGAAGCCCTCAGACAGAGGCAGAAGGATCCTTCCCGACTGCACCTCATTTATGAGCAGGAGGTGCGCAGCTTGAGGGCTCTGCTGGAGTCTGAGACCCACGAGAAGATGACCATGGAGGCGGAGAGGGACCACCTGCAGGATGTCTATGGCCAGATGAAGGACAAGTATGAGGAAGAGGTGCGTCTGCGAATGGATGCTGAGGACTCCGTGCAGAAGATACGGGAGGAGGCGGATAAGGCGGTGCTGGCCAACAGAGATATTGATGGTAGTATCAGCTCCCTGATGGATGAGATTTCCTTCCTCAGGAAGGTCTTCTCTGAGGAGAACAATGAGCTTTCATCGCAGATCCAAGCTGCCAACATTACTGTAGACATGGAGGTGGCCAAGCCTGACCTCTCCCTGGCTCTGAAGGAGATCCGATCCCAATATGAGAAACTGGCCAACAAAAACATGCAAGCTGCTGAAGACTGGTACAGTGCCAAGTTTGCCACAGTAACTGAGATGGCCAGCAAGAACAACGAAGCAGTGAGATCCATCAGAGAGGAGACTTCAGAGTATAGGAGCCTGCTCCTGTCCCGGTCCTCAGAAATCGAAGCCCTCAAGAATGTCATCGAGTCCCTCAGCAAGCAGCTAGAGAATCTGGAGGAAAAGCAGTCCAGAGAAGTTGAGAAGTATCAG gAAAGGATAAATGAATTAGAGAAGGATATAAATGATGCCAAGCAGGAGATGGCACGCTACCTGAGAGAATATCAAAATCTCCTGAATGTCAAGATGGCCTTGGATATTGAAATAGCTGCATACAG gAAACTTCTGGAAGGTGAAGAGTTCAGGCTGAGCTTTTCCTCTTTGCCCGCACTCACCTAA